The following are from one region of the Nicotiana tomentosiformis chromosome 7, ASM39032v3, whole genome shotgun sequence genome:
- the LOC138895447 gene encoding GDSL esterase/lipase At5g45910-like yields the protein MASLTNHCFFIFLLVISSFFFAQAETSPFYSIHSFGDSDSASTSDHLAAVLGLPSLQKEGVEFESGTRFFRKLSVFMDQPGFNDYKHSLLHTKSISEVSKLVPDVVETIKSSIEQLIKDAEAKHFVVSGIIPIGCLPGFRTMFPDNSRKIQCHKGLNLFATLHNDHLWQALEELRLKYPEVEIIYADYFKGFMAVTFYTIMRSWDSRLRR from the exons ATGGCTTCCCTTACCAACCATTGTTTCTTCATCTTTCTATTAGTGATCTCCTCTTTCTTTTTCGCGCAGGCTGAAACTTCCCCGTTTTATTCCATTCACAGCTTCGGAGACAGTGATTCTGCTTCTACTTCTGATCATTTAGCCGCTGTGCTTGGTCTGCCTTCTCTACAAAAAGAAGGCGTTGAGTTTGAGTCCG GAACAAGGTTCTTCAGAAAGCTATCCGTCTTTATGGATCAGCCTGGTTTTAATGATTACAAGCACTCTCTTTTGCATACAAAATCTATTTCCGAAGTGTCCAAACTTGTCCCTGATGTTGTGGAGACAATCAAGAGTTCTATTGAACAACTGATCAAAGATGCAGAGGCCAAACACTTTGTGGTTTCTGGAATTATTCCAATTGGTTGCCTTCCAGGTTTTCGAACGATGTTTCCCGATAATAGCAGGAAAATTCAATGTCACAAAGGACTAAATTTGTTCGCAACATTGCACAATGATCATCTATGGCAAGCGTTGGAGGAGCTGCGATTGAAGTACCCTGAAGTTGAGATCATATATGCAGATTATTTCAAGGGGTTTATGGCGGTTACGTTCTACACAATCATGCGTTCTTGGGATTCAAGACTAAGACGTTGA
- the LOC138895448 gene encoding GDSL esterase/lipase At5g45910-like → MASLTNHCFFIFLLVISSFFFAQAETSPFYSIYSFGDSDSASTSDHLAAVLGLPSLQHYTKEGVEFESGISFMTPGATVMSPFSFIKNGIPAPQQSHHSQISAFMKLFYKDCFSFHDCGRNKVLQKAIVFMDQPGFNDYKHSLLHTKSISEVSKLVPDVVETIKSSIEQLIKDAEAKHFVVSGIIPIGCLPGFRTMFPDNSRKIQCHKGLNLFATLHNDHLWQALEELRLKYPEVEIIYTDYFKGFMAVLHNHAFLGFKTKTLMKVCCGSTGSGPFNFDPLRQCGEKGAVACSDRASHIHWDGYRLTPEASKNMIDTLFSKNGFVFPEFKFSTNHHTAAAERHRSKVYGRFRDGLRHLLELHANNVVDY, encoded by the coding sequence ATGGCTTCCCTTACCAACCATTGTTTCTTCATCTTTCTATTAGTGATCTCCTCTTTCTTTTTCGCGCAGGCTGAAACTTCCCCGTTTTATTCCATTTACAGCTTCGGAGACAGTGATTCTGCTTCTACTTCTGATCATTTAGCCGCTGTGCTTGGTCTGCCTTCTCTACAACATTACACCAAAGAAGGCGTTGAGTTTGAGTCCGGTATTAGTTTCATGACGCCTGGAGCAACAGTTATGAGTCCCTTTTCCTTCATAAAGAATGGCATCCCAGCGCCTCAGCAGTCTCATCACTCGCAGATTTCCGCCTTTATGAAACTCTTCTATAAGGATTGCTTCTCTTTTCATGACTGCGGCAGGAACAAGGTTCTTCAGAAAGCTATCGTCTTTATGGATCAGCCTGGTTTTAATGATTACAAGCACTCTCTTTTGCATACAAAATCTATTTCCGAAGTGTCCAAACTTGTCCCTGATGTTGTGGAGACAATCAAAAGTTCTATCGAACAACTGATCAAAGATGCAGAGGCCAAACACTTTGTGGTTTCTGGAATTATTCCAATTGGTTGCCTTCCAGGTTTTCGAACGATGTTTCCCGATAATAGCAGGAAAATTCAATGTCACAAAGGACTAAATTTGTTCGCAACATTGCACAATGATCATCTATGGCAAGCGTTGGAGGAGCTGCGATTGAAGTACCCTGAAGTTGAGATCATATATACAGATTATTTCAAGGGGTTTATGGCGGTTCTACACAATCATGCGTTCTTGGGATTCAAGACTAAGACGTTGATGAAGGTTTGTTGCGGAAGTACTGGAAGCGGTCCTTTTAACTTTGATCCTCTGAGGCAGTGTGGAGAGAAAGGAGCTGTAGCATGTTCAGATAGGGCTTCGCATATACATTGGGATGGATATCGATTAACACCTGAGGCTTCAAAGAATATGATTGATACTCTCTTCAGCAAAAACGGTTTTGTATTTCCAGAGTTTAAGTTCTCAACAAATCATCATACAGCTGCAGCAGAAAGGCACcgttccaaggtttatggacgATTTAGAGATGGTCTAAGGCATTTATTGGAGTTGCATGCTAATAACGTAGTGGACTACTGA